Sequence from the Sphingobacteriaceae bacterium GW460-11-11-14-LB5 genome:
GCCGGCCGACGTGACATGGATTGGGTTGGTGTTTGTATTATCGCCTGGGTTACAGCATTGGGTGGCGGAACAGTTAGAAATGTATTGTTTGGCCATTACCCGATGAGCTGGGTAGAACATCCGGAATATTTGGTGATTACTGCAGTAGCGGCCTTACTCGCTGCATTTATTGCCTCCATTATGACCAAACTCAAAAAACTCTTTCTTTACCTTGATGCTTTAGGCTTGGTGGTTTTCACCATTATTGGCTGTCAGGTTGCGCAGCAAATTCACCTGCCTTATTTAATTGTACTTTTTAGCGGAATGATTACCGGTTGTGCAGGCGGCGTACTTCGTGATGTACTTTGTAATGAGGTTCCCTTTCTTTTCAGAAAAGAGATTTATGCCAGTGCAGCAATCGTTACCGGTGCGGTCTATATCGGCATAGAACATTTTCACGGAAGCGAAATGCTGGCTACCATTACAGCTGCTATTATTGGATTAACATTAAGGTTACTTTCTATCCGCTTCGAATGGCATATGCCGAAGTTTGTTTATAGGGATGAATGGCACTAAGGATGGAAAATGGATGAGGGATAATGGATAATGGAATGGACCAAAACATCATCCATCTTACCTCCCAACATTTTACATCAGCTAAAGTTCTAGCTATCGAAAATGAATAAGGGATGATGAACGATGGAAATAGACCAAACATCATCCATCTTACATCCTTACATTTTACATCACCTAAAGTTCTAGCTATCGGAAATGAATGACGGATGATGAACGATGGAAATAGACCAAAACATCACCCATCTTACCTCCCAACATTTTACATCAACTAAAGTTCCAGCTATCGAAAATGAATAAGGGATGATGAACGATGGAAATAGACCAAACATCATCCATCTTACATCCTTACATTTTACATCAGCTAAAGTTCTCCGTTTCGCTTTCTTAAGAACCACTCTACTCCCAGCAAAATCAAAATTAAACCGAACAGCCATTTCATGCTGATCAGTTCGTCATATTTACGGTCTTCGTAACTGATGGTTTTAATATTTTCGTTTTTAGCAATTTCATCAGCTATTTTGAGCAAATTTTCGGGCATAAACAGCTTACCATTGCTTTGTTTCGACATCGTATTTAAAAGCTGATGATTGGCTGTGGTTTGCTGAAATTCTGCAATCAGCGCATTTACATAGAAACTACCCGTAGCCGTGAATTTCTTTCCGCCCAGTTCGGTATTGGCTAAATAAGAATAATTACCTGCAGGCATGGTTCCGGCATCTAACTGATAACCATTTTCAGTTTTGGAGAAAATATAATTAAATACTTTACCCGCTTCATTTTTAACCTGAAGGTTAACTTCCGGTTCATTGACAGGCTGATAGCTATCGTTATAAAGCGTGCCGTTAAACTGAATGGTTTCATTTTCATCATAAGCTGATTTCGAGGTAAATACCTTAAACCTCCGTTTATCATCTTTAACAGATAGGTATTGAACGGTTTTCGAAATCAGGTCGTTTAAAACTGATTGATTACTTTCATTCTCAGCCTCCGAGAGTTTCCATCGCCAAAGCCCCTCTCCCATTAAATAGCCCGTCTTTAAACCATTTTCATTTGCAAAGAATAACAATGGCTGCTGTGTGCTGACTTTGCCGATACGCTGATTAAAAACAGGTGTGGCGCCTGCATTTACAGTTAACCTTCCAAACGGACTGAGCAGCGGATCGAAAGATGAAAACTGTTTTTTATCTTCTTCTGTGAGATTGAAACTGGTAAAACCATTGGCAAAATCGGCATATACTTCCTGGATCGAACCATTGGCAGAACCTAAGTTGACCTGGTTTTGCATTTGATTGAAAGCGTTTACATTACTTTGCGCACCTAAAATGTACCAGATCGGTTTTTTTAAACCGGTTAACTTCTTTAAAAACGCAGCTGAAATATTCTGCGCATCGGGTAACTGATACAATACGATTAAATCGAATTTAGATGGATCTGTTGCACTTAAATCATCGGCAAGGGCAAGTTTAGCTTCGTAATGTTTATTCAGCGAAACAGCCTCCTTTAAAACCCCTAAATCGGGATGTGGTGCAGCTGCTGCGAGCAATACTTTCTGTCTGCCATCAATCACTTCTACATAAAAAGTCTGGACATTATTTCTGGTTGTAATTTCATTTGCTAAAGCGCCCAGTTGAACGGTATATTTCTGAACACCGATTTTACCTGCGTGAATCTTAACCGGAACCGTTTTAACAAAGGAGCTTCCATTAATGGTTATATTCTGTTGCTCAATCTTTGCGCCGTTTTGGCTAACCGTTAGAGAAGTGCTTTCACTATTGCTTTGAAAAGCCTGAACCTGGACTTCGATCGTAAAATCGTCATCCAGATAAACAATATTGTTGTAATTTACATTCGAAATCAATACATCACGCTTTGGAATACTATCACCCAGGGCAATCGTATAAACCGGTGCATTGATCTGGTTTACGCTATACAGCGGATTTCCGCCATGATTAAAAATACCGTCGGTTGCTAAAATAATGGCACCAACATTTCGGTTGGTATATTCATCTCTAATTTTCTGAAAAAAAGCGGAGGCATCGGTTAATTTCCCCTGGTTTTTAAAATCGAAACCATCTGCCACCTGATCGCCAAAGTGAAATGTTTTCACCTCGTATTTGTCTGATAGTTTATCCTGTAAGGTTTTAAGGTGTTGTTCGTATAATTTTTGGTCGAAACCAGCTGCTTTAACCTGACCTACAGAGAGCGAATTATCCTGTCCGATAATAATAACAGGTTTATCTAAACTATAATTTAATGTTCTGATGAGGGGGGCAAATATTAGCCACGCAATGGTGGTTACCACAATAATCCTTAAGGTAGTTAAGCCATATTGCAGTTTTTTATCTAAATTTTTGTTGCCACGATAAAGCAACCAGGCATACAGCACACCTAACGCCAGGCAACCCAGAAAAAACAAAATAGAAGTACCCGAGAAAAAACCAGTCATAATTCATAAAGATGGTAATTTTGGGGAAATTTTCAAGGTTATTTGTCAATTGGTTCAATGGTTCATTAGCCATTAGCTCATTAGTAATGGCTTATCGAATGAATCAAGTGGCCTATCTGCTTCTAACACTATACGCCAAACGCTTTCCGCTATGCCATTCTATGTGTTGATAATTAAATATTAGTACTAAAAAAGATAATTCATTAGCTTTAGCCAAACCAAAATTTATGAAATTTATCTGTCTAACATTTCTGCTATCTCTAAGCCTTATGGTGAATGCCCAAAACAATTTTAAAGCCACACAAATTAAATTTGAAAGAGTAGAAAAGGCCTACAACGAAAAGTGGGAAACACTGAAAAAATTTGTTAGGGCTGGTGGATACGGTGATCAATTTTCCATGGTTATCAATGCTTACAAAACAGAAGGCAAACTTGAGGTATGGTTAAAGAATAATTCGGCTAAAACCTATTCATTGTTTAGGACTTACGATTTTTGTGCCCATTCTGGCACCATTGGCCCGAAAGTAATTGAAGGCGATGGACAAACGCCAGAAGGTTTCTACTACGTTAATGTTTTTAATCCGATGAGCAATTTCCATCTATCACTGGGTGTTAACTATCCAAATACAGTAGATTATGCAAGAACCGGAAAAGATAGAAAACCTGGAAGTGATATTTACATTCACGGCAATTGTGTAACCGTGGGTTGCATTCCCCTAACAGACGAAAAAATTAAAGAGGTTTATATTTTGGGTGTTGAAGCCAGAAATGCAGGTCAGGAGAAGATTCCGGTTAATATCTATCCCTTCAAAATGACTGATGGAAATATGAAGAAGTATATTGCTCAATTCCCTGCGCAGGCCAGCTTTTGGAAATCGCTGCAACCAGGTTATTTAGCTTTCGAGAAGAATAAAATGCCTGCTAATATTACTGAAGTTAAAGGCCGATATTTTATAAAGTAACAAAAGAAGTCAAGTTTTTCATAGCAAACTGGCCATCAAAACTTGACTTCTTAATATTTCTATGGCTTTGGAAAGAAAACCCTCCACCTTAAGCCTTCTAACCCTCTACCTTCCTTAAAGCATTCCGCCGCAAACCGATAAAGTTTGGCCAGTTACATAAGCACTCATATCTGAAGCTAAGAACACGCAAACATTGGCAATATCTTCCGTTTCTCCGGCACGTTTTAAAGGAATATCTTTTTCCCATCCTTCAACAACTTTCGGATCAAGGATATCTGTCATTTCGGTACGGATAAAGCCTGGTGCTACGACGTTGGCACGGATATTTCTCGAACCTAGTTCTTTAGCGATCGATTTGGTAAAACCGATGATGCCAGCTTTAGAAGCAGCATAATTTGCTTGTCCACCGTTACCTGTAGTACCCACAATAGAACCCATATTGATAAAAACACCTTTACGGGCTTTCATCATTACTTTAGAGGCGGCCTTGGTTACGTTGAAAATCGATTTTAAGTTAATGTTGATCACATCATCCCAGTTTTCTTCGCTCATACGCATCAATAAACCATCTTTCGTAATTCCAGCATTATTTACCACGATATCAATCGTACCAAACTCCGCTACAATATCGTTGATTAATTGCTCAGCTTCAGCAAATTTAGAAGCATCAGAACGATAACCTTTAACTTTTGTTCCGAAGCTTTGTAATTCCTGTTCTAAAGCTTCACCTTTTTCTACTGATGATAAATAGGTAAAAGCTACATTAGCGCCCTGCTCGGCAAATTTTTCAGCTATTTTACGGCCAATCCCTTTCGATGCGCCTGTAACTAATGCTGTTTTTCCTTCTAATAATTTCATAACCCCTAAATCCCCTAAAGGGGACTTTTATATAATTTATAAAAACTTAATTGTGGTAAAGTTAACAACTCTACCGAGATATTGTTAAATTGTTTCATTGCTAGATTGTTTAACAACTGGAAACTATCAACTGTTAATTGCAAACTAAACCGCAGGTTCCTGCTGACTCAAACAGTGAAAGCTTCCCAATCCCCAGATAATATCTACTGAATTGATACCGATCACTTTCCGGTCAGGGAAACAACCTTGAATAATAGCTAAAGCTTTCTGGTCGTTTACATCATCAAAAACCGGAACAATTACCGCTGCATTCGCAATGTAAAAGTTTGCATAAGAGGCAGGCAAACGGGTATCTTCATGAATAACCGGCGATGGCATAGGCAACTCTACAATATTCAATGCCCTGCCATCTTTTAGTTTCATCGCCTTTAAAGCCGCTAAGTTTTCTTGTAACAGCAGGTAATTTTCATCCAGCGGATTACTTTCAACAACTGTTAAAACCGTATCTTCATTTACAAAACGGGTAATATCATCAATGTGGCCATCGGTATCGTCGCCAACAATTCCATCGCCCAGCCATAACACTTGTTCTTGTCCGTAATACTCAAGCAAATATTGCTCAATTTGCGCTTTGGTTAAATGCGGATTACGGTTTTCGTTCAATAAACAAGCCGTGGTGGTTAAAACCGTCCCAGCGCCATTAAATTCTACCGAACCACCTTCCATCACAATATCTGGCGTAAATAAAGGCAGTTTAAAATGATTAGCAATTTTTGTCGGAACCACATCATCCAGGTCAAATGGCGGATATTTACCACCCCAGGCATTATATCCCCAATCGACAACAGCTTTTTCATTTCCTTTTAACAAAAATGCAGGTCCATGGTCGCGGCACCAGGCATCGTTGGTTTCATTGAAATAGAATTCTATCTGGCTTAAATCGGCGTCTACTTTCGTTAATTCAGAAACCGCAAAAGCTTTCATTTCTTCATCCTTAACATTGATGCGTACCTTTTCACCTTCAGCAACAGCTTTAATAAACTGGCAATATGGTTCGTATATCGTTTCGATTTTATCTGGCCAGGAAGCTTCTTTATGCGGCCAGCTCAACCAGGTTGCCTCATGTTTAGCCCATTCGGCAGGAAAAGCATAACCTTGCTGCTTTGGAGAATAATCGAACTGATTAATATTTAAATCTTTTCTTGGAGGAAAATTTGACATAATTTTTAAGTCCGAAAGTCGGGTGTCCGAAGTCGGATGATTTAGTGTTTTATTGTTTAGTCCGAAAGTCGGGTGTCCGAAGTCGGATGATTTAATGTTTTAGCTATAGACCGAATATCATCGGATCTCGGTCTTCCGACCCCTTACTAAATTAATTTAACGATTTGATTAATGCAGAAATCATGATCAAAATTTCTTCACAGGATTGATAGTGTTTCTGAAATATTTCTTCATTAATATAACCTCTTCTTATTGCAAGATGTAGGCAATTCACAACCTCAATATCTGACCTTAAGGCATAACCTAAAAATTTCTTGAACTCAGGATTACTTTGGCCTGTACTTCCTTCAGCAATATTCATTGATATTGAATCGGCTGCACGTTTCGCTTGCGATGTTAAAACATAAATCTCTTCTTTTGGAAAAGTTTTTGTCATTTTATCAATCTCATCAGCTAAATCTAAAGCTTTTTGCCAAACCTTGAGTTTTTCAAATTTGAATGCCATAATAAAGTCCGAAAGTCAGATCTCCGAAGTTATAATTTATTAGAATAGACTATACAAATTACAATTTCTTATAATACAATCCAAAACAATGATCTACTTTCCCAGAGTTGTTAATGAATTTCAAACTAGCCATCACGCCTGGTATGCTCTTTGACTTCCGTCTTCGGTCTCCCGACCTCCGACTTTTCTAATCCCCGTCAATATATCTTTTGGTAATCGGCTGATAAGAATCGATCCTTCTATCTCTTAAAAAAGGCCAGTGTTTACGGAAGAAATCAGATTCTGATAAATCTAATTCAACCACTTCTGTCTCCTCTAAATCGTGTGAAGCTAAATAAAGTAGTTTGCCTTGCCCGTTTGTAGCGAAACTTCCGCCCCAGAATTTCATGGCACCATCTTGTTCAAAACCCACACGATTTACACTGACTACGGGAACACCGTTTGCAACCGCATGCGAACGTTGGATGGTTTGCCATGCATTGTATTGATCCTGATTGGTTTCTTCATCCTGATCGGTAGCCCAGCCAATTGCAGTTGGATAGAACATAATATCGGCACCCATCAGAGCCGTAATGCGCGAAGCTTCAGGATACCATTGATCCCAGCAGATCAGGATACCGATTTTGGCAAATTTAGTTTCGAAAACCTTGTAACCTAAATCGCCTGGTGTGAAGTAAAATTTTTCGTAAAAAGCAGGATCATCAGGAATATGCATTTTGCGATATTTACCTAAAT
This genomic interval carries:
- a CDS encoding 3-oxoacyl-[acyl-carrier-protein] reductase; the encoded protein is MKLLEGKTALVTGASKGIGRKIAEKFAEQGANVAFTYLSSVEKGEALEQELQSFGTKVKGYRSDASKFAEAEQLINDIVAEFGTIDIVVNNAGITKDGLLMRMSEENWDDVININLKSIFNVTKAASKVMMKARKGVFINMGSIVGTTGNGGQANYAASKAGIIGFTKSIAKELGSRNIRANVVAPGFIRTEMTDILDPKVVEGWEKDIPLKRAGETEDIANVCVFLASDMSAYVTGQTLSVCGGML
- a CDS encoding agmatine deiminase; the protein is MSNFPPRKDLNINQFDYSPKQQGYAFPAEWAKHEATWLSWPHKEASWPDKIETIYEPYCQFIKAVAEGEKVRINVKDEEMKAFAVSELTKVDADLSQIEFYFNETNDAWCRDHGPAFLLKGNEKAVVDWGYNAWGGKYPPFDLDDVVPTKIANHFKLPLFTPDIVMEGGSVEFNGAGTVLTTTACLLNENRNPHLTKAQIEQYLLEYYGQEQVLWLGDGIVGDDTDGHIDDITRFVNEDTVLTVVESNPLDENYLLLQENLAALKAMKLKDGRALNIVELPMPSPVIHEDTRLPASYANFYIANAAVIVPVFDDVNDQKALAIIQGCFPDRKVIGINSVDIIWGLGSFHCLSQQEPAV
- a CDS encoding four helix bundle protein codes for the protein MAFKFEKLKVWQKALDLADEIDKMTKTFPKEEIYVLTSQAKRAADSISMNIAEGSTGQSNPEFKKFLGYALRSDIEVVNCLHLAIRRGYINEEIFQKHYQSCEEILIMISALIKSLN
- a CDS encoding acyltransferase; the encoded protein is MKKVKVGLVQMSCTKVKQENLDKAIAKVREAAAKGAQIVCLQELFTSLYFCDVEDYDNFDLAEAIPGPSTDALQVVAKELGVVIIASLFEKRAEGLYHNTTAVLDADGSYLGKYRKMHIPDDPAFYEKFYFTPGDLGYKVFETKFAKIGILICWDQWYPEASRITALMGADIMFYPTAIGWATDQDEETNQDQYNAWQTIQRSHAVANGVPVVSVNRVGFEQDGAMKFWGGSFATNGQGKLLYLASHDLEETEVVELDLSESDFFRKHWPFLRDRRIDSYQPITKRYIDGD